The following DNA comes from Acidobacteriota bacterium.
CTCCCCGCCGCAATCGCCTGGCCGCTCGATCCCGGCACCGACCTCGTATTGCAGCTCCACCTCCTTCCCGCTCGCGAGCCCGTCGACGTGCAGCCGGCGATCGGGCTCCACTTCGCGGACCGTCCGGCCACGCTGACTCCGATGTCCGTGCTCCTCACCTCGAAGGTCATCCGCATCCCGGCAGGAGAGCCCGCCCACGTCATCGAAGACCGCTACCGACTGCCGATCGCGGTCGACGTCCTGGGAATCGCGCCCCACATGCACTACCTCGGAAAGCGCGTCGAGGCCACCGCCACCCTGCCGGACGGCAGAGAGGAACCGCTGCTGCGGATCGACGACTGGGACTTCAACTGGCAGGACGAGTACCGCTACCGCGAGCCTGTCCACCTGCCCGCCGGCACGCGCCTCCGGGTGCGCTTCGTGTTCGACAACTCGACGGCCAATCCGCGCAATCCGCGCGATCCCCCGGTCGCCGTCGGCTTCGGCCCGCAGGCCACCGACGAGATGGCCGAGCTGATGCTGCAGGTGCTCCCGGTCGGCGATCCCGGCCGGCTGGCGCAGAGCCTGGCGGTCAAGCGGGCGCGAGACGACATTCTCGGCTACCAGTCGCTGCTCCGCGCCGACCCGGCCGACCCCGTGAACCACGCGGCGCTCGCGGTCCGCTATCTCGACGTCGGTCAGGCGGCGCTGGCTCGCGAGCACCTGGAGCGCGCCGTCGCGCTGGCGCCGGACTTCCCCGACGCGCACTTCAACCTGGGCGGCGTGGCCCTGGCCGAGGGCGACACGGCGGGGGCCATGGCCGCCTACCGGCGCGCGATCGCCTTGCGGCCCGACTACCCGCAGGCGCACAACAACCTGGGGGGCCTGCTGACCGCCGCCGGCGCCCTCGACGAGGCGCTCGTCCACTACCGGTTGGCCGTGCGCTTCGACCCCGGCCACGCCGGCGCGCACTACAACCTCGCGAACGTGCTGCTGGCCCGCGGCGAGACGGAGGAGGCGGTCCGGCACTACCGGTTGGCGCTGGAGGCCGCGCCGGACGACCCCGACATGGCGAGCGGTCTCGCGCGGGCGCTCGCCATGACCGGCGAGCGCCCCCCGCGCTGACGTCAGCCCGCTTCGACCTGCGCCAGCAACGCGGCGAGATCGGGATGGCCCGGATGCACGAGCAGCGCCTCGCGCAACCAGTCGCCCGCCTCGCGGGTCCGGCCGAGCTGGACCAGGATGACGGCCCGCACCATCCAGGCCTCCGCGAACGCGGGATCGATGCGAATCGCCTCGGCGAACTCGGCCGCGGACTCTTCCAGACGGCCCGTGAGACGGAGGGCTTCGGCCAAGCCCAGCCGCGCCTCCAGATAGTTCGGCCGCAATTCGACCGCCGCCGCGTAGCGCGCGATCGCCTCGGCGTGACGGCCGTTCATGCCCAGTATCACCCCGATTCCGAAGTGCGCCTTCTCGAAATCCGGCGCGACCCGCAGCGTCGCCTCGAACTGCTCGACGGCGCCCGCGGCATCGCCGGCCATCATCAGGGCGGTCCCCAGCCGGTGCCGCAGGG
Coding sequences within:
- a CDS encoding tetratricopeptide repeat protein, with amino-acid sequence MRRTCGAAHGPIALRAAAAALVASGMLPAAAGATGGSTGTAEQTGAPVTFNRDVAPILQAHCAGCHRPGGIGPFSLTTYDEVRERAPRIAAATSERRMPPWKPVPGHGRFHNERRLAEAEIALLAGWAAAGAPAGDPADRPMPPAAGGDWQLGTPDLIVTMETPFTLPAGRTDIYRNFVLPAELDSRRWVRAVELRPGAGGGRVIHHARILLDGTGGARALDAEDEEPGYDGLMLDHARFPAGHFLGWAPGKTPVELPAAIAWPLDPGTDLVLQLHLLPAREPVDVQPAIGLHFADRPATLTPMSVLLTSKVIRIPAGEPAHVIEDRYRLPIAVDVLGIAPHMHYLGKRVEATATLPDGREEPLLRIDDWDFNWQDEYRYREPVHLPAGTRLRVRFVFDNSTANPRNPRDPPVAVGFGPQATDEMAELMLQVLPVGDPGRLAQSLAVKRARDDILGYQSLLRADPADPVNHAALAVRYLDVGQAALAREHLERAVALAPDFPDAHFNLGGVALAEGDTAGAMAAYRRAIALRPDYPQAHNNLGGLLTAAGALDEALVHYRLAVRFDPGHAGAHYNLANVLLARGETEEAVRHYRLALEAAPDDPDMASGLARALAMTGERPPR